The following proteins are co-located in the Salvelinus fontinalis isolate EN_2023a chromosome 29, ASM2944872v1, whole genome shotgun sequence genome:
- the rapgef2b gene encoding rap guanine nucleotide exchange factor 2 isoform X16 gives MKPLAAAASHGVPSQQDKNPLPADFSRLHLADGLHPQVTHVSSSHSGCSITSDSGSSSLSDIYQATENEPGDMDLSGLPETAVDSEEDDDEEDIERASDPLMSRDVVRDCLEKDPMDRTDDDIEQLLEFMHQLPAFANMTMSVRRELCAVMVFAVVERAGTIVLNDGEELDSWSVILNGSVEVTYPEGRPEILCMGNSFGVSPTMEKEYMKGVMKTKVDDCQFVCIAQQDYCCILNQVEKNMQKVEEEGEIVMVKEHRELDRTGTRKGHIVIKGTTERLTMHLVEEHSVVDPTYIEDFLLTYRTFLSSPMVVGKKLLEWFHDPSLRDKVTRVVLLWVNNHFNDFEGDPAMTHFLEEFENNLEREKMCGHLRLLNIACAAKAKLRLVTLTKPSREAPLAFTLLGGSEKGFRIFIDSVEPGSKAAEAGLKRGDQILEVNGQNFENVQLTKANEILRNNTHLSISVKTNLLVFKELLARPEHDQEAEGEDPPEVERKNGAPAHLPKIGDIKKGSRYSIPDLAVDVEQVMGLEKASKKAKANTVGGRNKLKKIFDKTLTSILPPKPYNDVGVGQSQDDSIVGLKQSKQIPASLPVSSNLSSSNPDLLQSHHRILDFNNQPDMSDQVLRVFKADQQSRYIMIGKDTTAKEVVAQAIREFALTAVPEAYSLCEVSVTPEGVIKQRRLPEQLSKLADRIQLSGRYYLKSNMETETLCSDEDAQDLLREGQISLLQLSTVEVATQLSMRAFELFCAIEPTEYIDDLFKLKSKTGSFCLKRFEEVINQETFWVASEVIREPNQLKRMKIVKHFIKIALHCRECKNFNSMFAIISGLNLAPVSRLRGTWEKLPSKYEKLFGDLQDLFDPSRNMAKYRNVLNNQNLQPPIIPLFPVIKKDLTFLHEGNDSKVDGLVNFEKLRMIAKEIRHVGRMASVNMDPALMFRTRKKKWRSLGSLSQGSANAAVLDVTQTGGHKKRVRRSSFLNAKKLYEDAQMARRVKQYLSNLSLETNEEALQTLSLQCEPSINTLPKNAGGSKRPDTSPVVSRAASQQRGQLQKGNQALQVPAVALYPSRKKVPVKDLPPFGTSSPQSLKKILSLSEEASDRHKRQTEDTVSNASQLSSPPTSPQSSPRKGYPRTGDTYSDSGHSEILSRSSLVSNSSFDMAQEERRGLRHSGGVGDPHAGGVRLERRATTDSDQYSLGSYSSMQDCRGLYPCAMVLSSPSSEELTQDQGDRVSLDAADSGRGSWTSCSSGSHDNIQTMQQGRSWETLAFGPGGVVGGSVGVHPHGGPEALLGGPAGLWASQARGSWASASSSSSAAYWGEDSEGDTGTIKRRGGKDVNTDPETSSITSMGSDEAKQHGRPSPSPITAGNKGLITRKESRYREPPPTPPGYTALTISDFSEGQTQSPPPAHSGRRPPDYTTALQRSRMVTQSPDSHHHHQAQQHAKRQGLHRTRSPGEEEEPEEEEEGESLSPKLVALRKTVAHTTPETTRP, from the exons ctcccCGCGGACTTCAGCCGACTCCACCTGGCCGACGGCTTGCACCCACAGGTGACCCACGTTTCCTCCAGCCACTCAGGATGTAGTATCACCAGCGACTCTGGAAGCAGCAGCCTGTCAGACATATATCAG GCCACGGAGAACGAACCGGGCGACATGGACCTCAGCGGCCTGCCGGAGACCGCCGTCGACTCAGaggaggacgacgacgaggaggaCATCGAGCGAGCGTCGGACCCCCTCATGAGCCGCGACGTTGTGCGGGACTGCCTGGAAAAGGACCCCATGGACCGCACCGATGACGACATAG AGCAATTACTGGAGTTCATGCATCAGCTGCCAGCGTTTGCCAACATGACCATGTCGGTGAGGAGGGAGCTGTGTGCCGTCATGGTCTTTGCCGTGGTCGAGCGGGCCGGCACCATCGTCCTCAATGACggggaagag ctggaCTCGTGGTCAGTGATCCTGAATGGCTCGGTGGAGGTGACATACCCTGAGGGCAGGCCTGAGATCCTGTGTATGGGGAACAGCTTTGGGGTCTCCCCCACCATGGAGAAGGAATACATGAAGGGAGTAATGAAGACCAAGGTGGACGACTGTCAG tttGTGTGCATAGCACAGCAGGATTACTGCTGCATCCTCAACCAGGTGGAGAAGAACATGcagaaggtggaggaggagggcgaGATCGTCATGGTCAAGGAGCACCGCGAGCTGGACCGCACCGGCACCCGGAAGGGACACATCGTCATCAAG GGTACGACGGAGCGTCTGACCATGCACTTGGTAGAGGAGCACTCGGTGGTGGACCCCACCTACATCGAGGACTTCCTGCTGACCTACAGAACCTTCCTCTCCAGCCCCATGGTCGTGGGCAAGAAGCTCCTCGAGTGGTTCCATGACCCAAGCCTCAGGGACAAG GTTACACGGGTAGTCTTGCTGTGGGTGAACAATCACTTCAATGACTTTGAAGGCGACCCCGCAATGACTCACTTTCTAGAAGAGTTTGAAAACAATCTGGAGAGAGAG AAAATGTGCGGCCATCTTAGACTGTTAAACATTGCCTGTGCTGCTAAAGCCAAACTGCGTCTAGTGACACTGACCAAGCCGTCGAGGGAGGCCCCGCTAGCCTTCACCCTGCTGGGGGGCTCTGAGAAGGGCTTCCGCATCTTCATCGACAGCGTGGAGCCCGGGAGCAAGGCCGCAGAGGCCGGCCTCAAACGAGGAGACCAG ATTCTGGAGGTGAATGGGCAGAACTTTGAAAATGTCCAGCTCACCAAAGCCAATGAGATCCTGAGGAACAACACCCACTTGTCCATTTCTGTGAAAACCAATCTTTTAG TGTTCAAGGAGCTACTAGCCCGGCCGGAGCACGACCAAGAGGCAGAGGGTGAGGATCCGCCAGAGGTGGAACGCAAGAATGGAGCCCCGGCACACCTGCCCAAGATTGGGGACATCAAGAAGGGCTCGCGCTACTCCATCCCTGACCTGGCGGTGGACGTTGAGCAG GTGATGGGCCTTGAGAAGGCCAGTAAGAAGGCCAAAGCCAACACGGTGGGAGGAAGGAACAAGCTCAAGAAGATCTTCGACAAGACACTCACCAGCATCCTTCCCCCAAAACCATACAA CGATGTGGGCGTGGGCCAGTCGCAGGACGATAGCATCGTGGGCCTGAAGCAGTCCAAACAGATTCCGGCCTCGCTGCCTGTCAGCAGCAACCTATCGTCCAGCAACCCTGACCTGCTGCAGTCCCACCATCGTATCCTGGACTTCAACAACCAACCgg acatgtCCGACCAGGTGCTGCGGGTGTTCAAGGCAGACCAACAGAGTCGATACATCATGATTGGTAAGGACACCACGGCCAAGGAGGTGGTGGCCCAGGCCATCCGGGAGTTCGCCCTGACCGCGGTGCCCGAAGCCTATTCGCTGTGCGAGGTGTCCGTCACGCCCGAGGGTGTCATCAAGCAACGGCGGCTACCAGAGCAGCTGTCCAAGCTGGCTGATAGGATACAGCTCAGTGGCAG aTACTACCTGAAGAGCAACATGGAGACGGAGACCCTCTGTTCAGACGAGGACGCCCAGGACCTTCTTCGTGAAGGCCAGATCTCCCTCCTCCAGCTCTCCACGGTGGAAGTAGCCACGCAGCTCTCCATGCGCGCCTTCGAGCTCTTCTGCGCCATCGAGCCCACCGAGTACATCGACGACCTGTTCAAGCTCAAGTCCAAGACGGGCTCGTTTTGCCTCAAGCGCTTCGAGGAGGTCATCAACCAAGAGACCTTCTGGGTGGCGTCGGAGGTGATCCGGGAGCCCAACCAGCTCAAGCGCATGAAGATTGTCAAGCACTTCATCAAGATTGCTCTCCATTGTAGAGAGTGCAAGAACTTCAACTCCATGTTCGCTATCATCAG TGGTCTGAACCTGGCGCCGGTATCTAGACTCCGGGGAACGTGGGAAAAGCTCCCCAGTAAGTACGAGAAGCTGTTTGGGGACCTGCAGGATCTGTTTGACCCGTCCAGGAACATGGCCAAGTACCGCAACGTGCTCAACAACCAGAACCTCCAGCCGCCCATCATCCCCCTATTCCCCGTCATCAAGAAggacctcaccttcctgcatgaAG GGAACGACTCAAAAGTGGACGGCCTGGTGAACTTTGAGAAGCTGCGTATGATCGCCAAAGAGATCCGCCACGTGGGTCGCATGGCCTCCGTCAACATGGACCCTGCACTCATGTTCAGAACCAG GAAGAAGAAATGGAGGAGTTTAGG GTCTCTTAGCCAGGGCAGTGCCAACGCGGCGGTGCTGGACGTCACCCAGACGGGCGGGCACAAGAAGCGGGTGAGGCGCAGCTCCTTCCTGAACGCCAAGAAGCTGTACGAGGATGCCCAGATGGCCCGCAGGGTCAAGCAGTACCTGTCTAACCTCAGCCTGGAGACCAACGAGGAGGCGCTGCAGACCCTCTCGCTGCAGTGTGAGCCCTCCATCAACACAC TGCCCAAGAATGCCGGTGGCAGTAAGAGGCCAGACACGTCTCCGGTGGTGTCCAGGGCTGCCAGCCAGCAGAGGGGCCAGCTGCAAAAGGGTAACCAGGCCCTTCAGGTGCCCGCTGTGGCCCTCTACCCCTCCCGCAAGAAAGTGCCAGTCAAGGACCTGCCACCATTCG GCACGAGTTCCCCTCAGTCGCTGAAGAAGATCCTATCGCTGTCGGAGGAGGCCAGCGATCGTCACAAGCGTCAGACGGAGGACACGGTGTCTAATGCCTCCcagctctcctcccctcccacctcccccCAGAGCTCGCCCAGGAAGG gctACCCAAGAACGGGAGACACCTACTCGGACTCGGGTCACAGCGAGATTTTGTCGCGCTCCAGCCTGGTCAGCAACTCCTCCTTCGACATGgcccaggaggagaggagggggctcAGGCACTCAGGAGGGGTGGGAGACCCCCACGCTGGAGGGGTGCGTCTGGAGAGGAGGGCTACGACCGACTCTGATCAGTACAGCCTCGG TTCCTACTCGTCCATGCAGGACTGCCGGGGCCTGTACCCCTGCGCCATGGTGCTCTCCTCCCCCAGCTCGGAGGAGTTGACCCAGGACCAAGGGGACCGTGTCTCCCTGGACGCCGCCGATAGCGGCCGTGGCTCCTGGACCTCCTGCTCCTCGGGCTCCCATGACAACATCCAGACCATGCAGCAGGGACGCAGCTGGGAGACCCTGGCCTTTGGACCGGGGGGTGTTGTCGGCGGGAGCGTTGGTGTCCACCCACACGGGGGGCCTGAAGCATTACTAGGGGGCCCCGCTGGACTGTGGGCGTCCCAGGCTAGAGGGAGCTGGGCATCGgcctcttcatcttcctctgcGGCGTACTGGGGCGAGGACTCTGAGGGCGACACGGGCACGATTAAACGGCGAGGCGGGAAGGATGTGAACACCGACCCGGAGACGAGTAGTATCACATCGATGGGGTCCGACGAGGCCAAGCAGCACGGAAGGCCTTCGCCATCACCCATCACTGCCGGAAACAAGGGCCTTATCA ctcGAAAGGAGAGCCGGTACCGCGAGCCCCCTCCAACCCCGCCGGGCTACACTGCCCTGACAATCTCTGACTTCAGCGAAGGGCAGACGCAGTCGCCGCCCCCGGCCCACTCCGGCCGCCGCCCGCCCGATTACACCACGGCCCTGCAGCGCTCGCGCATGGTCACCCAGTCGCCTGActcccatcaccaccaccaggccCAACAACATGCCAAGCGCCAAGGGCTCCACCGCACCCGCTCGCCAGGCGAGGAGGAAGagcctgaggaggaagaggagggtgagtCCTTGTCTCCCAAACTAGTCGCTCTGAGGAAGACAGTGGCACACACAACACCAGAGACAACCAGGCCATGA
- the rapgef2b gene encoding rap guanine nucleotide exchange factor 2 isoform X14, whose product MKPLAAAASHGVPSQQDKNPLPADFSRLHLADGLHPQVTHVSSSHSGCSITSDSGSSSLSDIYQATENEPGDMDLSGLPETAVDSEEDDDEEDIERASDPLMSRDVVRDCLEKDPMDRTDDDIEQLLEFMHQLPAFANMTMSVRRELCAVMVFAVVERAGTIVLNDGEELDSWSVILNGSVEVTYPEGRPEILCMGNSFGVSPTMEKEYMKGVMKTKVDDCQFVCIAQQDYCCILNQVEKNMQKVEEEGEIVMVKEHRELDRTGTRKGHIVIKGTTERLTMHLVEEHSVVDPTYIEDFLLTYRTFLSSPMVVGKKLLEWFHDPSLRDKVTRVVLLWVNNHFNDFEGDPAMTHFLEEFENNLEREVRVSKMCGHLRLLNIACAAKAKLRLVTLTKPSREAPLAFTLLGGSEKGFRIFIDSVEPGSKAAEAGLKRGDQILEVNGQNFENVQLTKANEILRNNTHLSISVKTNLLVFKELLARPEHDQEAEGEDPPEVERKNGAPAHLPKIGDIKKGSRYSIPDLAVDVEQVMGLEKASKKAKANTVGGRNKLKKIFDKTLTSILPPKPYNDVGVGQSQDDSIVGLKQSKQIPASLPVSSNLSSSNPDLLQSHHRILDFNNQPAPVVTNMSDQVLRVFKADQQSRYIMIGKDTTAKEVVAQAIREFALTAVPEAYSLCEVSVTPEGVIKQRRLPEQLSKLADRIQLSGRYYLKSNMETETLCSDEDAQDLLREGQISLLQLSTVEVATQLSMRAFELFCAIEPTEYIDDLFKLKSKTGSFCLKRFEEVINQETFWVASEVIREPNQLKRMKIVKHFIKIALHCRECKNFNSMFAIISGLNLAPVSRLRGTWEKLPSKYEKLFGDLQDLFDPSRNMAKYRNVLNNQNLQPPIIPLFPVIKKDLTFLHEGNDSKVDGLVNFEKLRMIAKEIRHVGRMASVNMDPALMFRTRKKKWRSLGSLSQGSANAAVLDVTQTGGHKKRVRRSSFLNAKKLYEDAQMARRVKQYLSNLSLETNEEALQTLSLQCEPSINTLPKNAGGSKRPDTSPVVSRAASQQRGQLQKGNQALQVPAVALYPSRKKVPVKDLPPFGTSSPQSLKKILSLSEEASDRHKRQTEDTVSNASQLSSPPTSPQSSPRKGLGTLKGQSVRKVTFTSKQTATGYPRTGDTYSDSGHSEILSRSSLVSNSSFDMAQEERRGLRHSGGVGDPHAGGVRLERRATTDSDQYSLGSYSSMQDCRGLYPCAMVLSSPSSEELTQDQGDRVSLDAADSGRGSWTSCSSGSHDNIQTMQQGRSWETLAFGPGGVVGGSVGVHPHGGPEALLGGPAGLWASQARGSWASASSSSSAAYWGEDSEGDTGTIKRRGGKDVNTDPETSSITSMGSDEAKQHGRPSPSPITAGNKGLITRKESRYREPPPTPPGYTALTISDFSEGQTQSPPPAHSGRRPPDYTTALQRSRMVTQSPDSHHHHQAQQHAKRQGLHRTRSPGEEEEPEEEEEGESLSPKLVALRKTVAHTTPETTRP is encoded by the exons ctcccCGCGGACTTCAGCCGACTCCACCTGGCCGACGGCTTGCACCCACAGGTGACCCACGTTTCCTCCAGCCACTCAGGATGTAGTATCACCAGCGACTCTGGAAGCAGCAGCCTGTCAGACATATATCAG GCCACGGAGAACGAACCGGGCGACATGGACCTCAGCGGCCTGCCGGAGACCGCCGTCGACTCAGaggaggacgacgacgaggaggaCATCGAGCGAGCGTCGGACCCCCTCATGAGCCGCGACGTTGTGCGGGACTGCCTGGAAAAGGACCCCATGGACCGCACCGATGACGACATAG AGCAATTACTGGAGTTCATGCATCAGCTGCCAGCGTTTGCCAACATGACCATGTCGGTGAGGAGGGAGCTGTGTGCCGTCATGGTCTTTGCCGTGGTCGAGCGGGCCGGCACCATCGTCCTCAATGACggggaagag ctggaCTCGTGGTCAGTGATCCTGAATGGCTCGGTGGAGGTGACATACCCTGAGGGCAGGCCTGAGATCCTGTGTATGGGGAACAGCTTTGGGGTCTCCCCCACCATGGAGAAGGAATACATGAAGGGAGTAATGAAGACCAAGGTGGACGACTGTCAG tttGTGTGCATAGCACAGCAGGATTACTGCTGCATCCTCAACCAGGTGGAGAAGAACATGcagaaggtggaggaggagggcgaGATCGTCATGGTCAAGGAGCACCGCGAGCTGGACCGCACCGGCACCCGGAAGGGACACATCGTCATCAAG GGTACGACGGAGCGTCTGACCATGCACTTGGTAGAGGAGCACTCGGTGGTGGACCCCACCTACATCGAGGACTTCCTGCTGACCTACAGAACCTTCCTCTCCAGCCCCATGGTCGTGGGCAAGAAGCTCCTCGAGTGGTTCCATGACCCAAGCCTCAGGGACAAG GTTACACGGGTAGTCTTGCTGTGGGTGAACAATCACTTCAATGACTTTGAAGGCGACCCCGCAATGACTCACTTTCTAGAAGAGTTTGAAAACAATCTGGAGAGAGAGGTCCGTGTCTCA AAAATGTGCGGCCATCTTAGACTGTTAAACATTGCCTGTGCTGCTAAAGCCAAACTGCGTCTAGTGACACTGACCAAGCCGTCGAGGGAGGCCCCGCTAGCCTTCACCCTGCTGGGGGGCTCTGAGAAGGGCTTCCGCATCTTCATCGACAGCGTGGAGCCCGGGAGCAAGGCCGCAGAGGCCGGCCTCAAACGAGGAGACCAG ATTCTGGAGGTGAATGGGCAGAACTTTGAAAATGTCCAGCTCACCAAAGCCAATGAGATCCTGAGGAACAACACCCACTTGTCCATTTCTGTGAAAACCAATCTTTTAG TGTTCAAGGAGCTACTAGCCCGGCCGGAGCACGACCAAGAGGCAGAGGGTGAGGATCCGCCAGAGGTGGAACGCAAGAATGGAGCCCCGGCACACCTGCCCAAGATTGGGGACATCAAGAAGGGCTCGCGCTACTCCATCCCTGACCTGGCGGTGGACGTTGAGCAG GTGATGGGCCTTGAGAAGGCCAGTAAGAAGGCCAAAGCCAACACGGTGGGAGGAAGGAACAAGCTCAAGAAGATCTTCGACAAGACACTCACCAGCATCCTTCCCCCAAAACCATACAA CGATGTGGGCGTGGGCCAGTCGCAGGACGATAGCATCGTGGGCCTGAAGCAGTCCAAACAGATTCCGGCCTCGCTGCCTGTCAGCAGCAACCTATCGTCCAGCAACCCTGACCTGCTGCAGTCCCACCATCGTATCCTGGACTTCAACAACCAACCgg CCCCGGTCGTGACAA acatgtCCGACCAGGTGCTGCGGGTGTTCAAGGCAGACCAACAGAGTCGATACATCATGATTGGTAAGGACACCACGGCCAAGGAGGTGGTGGCCCAGGCCATCCGGGAGTTCGCCCTGACCGCGGTGCCCGAAGCCTATTCGCTGTGCGAGGTGTCCGTCACGCCCGAGGGTGTCATCAAGCAACGGCGGCTACCAGAGCAGCTGTCCAAGCTGGCTGATAGGATACAGCTCAGTGGCAG aTACTACCTGAAGAGCAACATGGAGACGGAGACCCTCTGTTCAGACGAGGACGCCCAGGACCTTCTTCGTGAAGGCCAGATCTCCCTCCTCCAGCTCTCCACGGTGGAAGTAGCCACGCAGCTCTCCATGCGCGCCTTCGAGCTCTTCTGCGCCATCGAGCCCACCGAGTACATCGACGACCTGTTCAAGCTCAAGTCCAAGACGGGCTCGTTTTGCCTCAAGCGCTTCGAGGAGGTCATCAACCAAGAGACCTTCTGGGTGGCGTCGGAGGTGATCCGGGAGCCCAACCAGCTCAAGCGCATGAAGATTGTCAAGCACTTCATCAAGATTGCTCTCCATTGTAGAGAGTGCAAGAACTTCAACTCCATGTTCGCTATCATCAG TGGTCTGAACCTGGCGCCGGTATCTAGACTCCGGGGAACGTGGGAAAAGCTCCCCAGTAAGTACGAGAAGCTGTTTGGGGACCTGCAGGATCTGTTTGACCCGTCCAGGAACATGGCCAAGTACCGCAACGTGCTCAACAACCAGAACCTCCAGCCGCCCATCATCCCCCTATTCCCCGTCATCAAGAAggacctcaccttcctgcatgaAG GGAACGACTCAAAAGTGGACGGCCTGGTGAACTTTGAGAAGCTGCGTATGATCGCCAAAGAGATCCGCCACGTGGGTCGCATGGCCTCCGTCAACATGGACCCTGCACTCATGTTCAGAACCAG GAAGAAGAAATGGAGGAGTTTAGG GTCTCTTAGCCAGGGCAGTGCCAACGCGGCGGTGCTGGACGTCACCCAGACGGGCGGGCACAAGAAGCGGGTGAGGCGCAGCTCCTTCCTGAACGCCAAGAAGCTGTACGAGGATGCCCAGATGGCCCGCAGGGTCAAGCAGTACCTGTCTAACCTCAGCCTGGAGACCAACGAGGAGGCGCTGCAGACCCTCTCGCTGCAGTGTGAGCCCTCCATCAACACAC TGCCCAAGAATGCCGGTGGCAGTAAGAGGCCAGACACGTCTCCGGTGGTGTCCAGGGCTGCCAGCCAGCAGAGGGGCCAGCTGCAAAAGGGTAACCAGGCCCTTCAGGTGCCCGCTGTGGCCCTCTACCCCTCCCGCAAGAAAGTGCCAGTCAAGGACCTGCCACCATTCG GCACGAGTTCCCCTCAGTCGCTGAAGAAGATCCTATCGCTGTCGGAGGAGGCCAGCGATCGTCACAAGCGTCAGACGGAGGACACGGTGTCTAATGCCTCCcagctctcctcccctcccacctcccccCAGAGCTCGCCCAGGAAGG GGCTCGGGACACTGAAGGGCCAAAGTGTCCGGAAGGTTACCTTTACCAGTAAACAGACAGCCACAG gctACCCAAGAACGGGAGACACCTACTCGGACTCGGGTCACAGCGAGATTTTGTCGCGCTCCAGCCTGGTCAGCAACTCCTCCTTCGACATGgcccaggaggagaggagggggctcAGGCACTCAGGAGGGGTGGGAGACCCCCACGCTGGAGGGGTGCGTCTGGAGAGGAGGGCTACGACCGACTCTGATCAGTACAGCCTCGG TTCCTACTCGTCCATGCAGGACTGCCGGGGCCTGTACCCCTGCGCCATGGTGCTCTCCTCCCCCAGCTCGGAGGAGTTGACCCAGGACCAAGGGGACCGTGTCTCCCTGGACGCCGCCGATAGCGGCCGTGGCTCCTGGACCTCCTGCTCCTCGGGCTCCCATGACAACATCCAGACCATGCAGCAGGGACGCAGCTGGGAGACCCTGGCCTTTGGACCGGGGGGTGTTGTCGGCGGGAGCGTTGGTGTCCACCCACACGGGGGGCCTGAAGCATTACTAGGGGGCCCCGCTGGACTGTGGGCGTCCCAGGCTAGAGGGAGCTGGGCATCGgcctcttcatcttcctctgcGGCGTACTGGGGCGAGGACTCTGAGGGCGACACGGGCACGATTAAACGGCGAGGCGGGAAGGATGTGAACACCGACCCGGAGACGAGTAGTATCACATCGATGGGGTCCGACGAGGCCAAGCAGCACGGAAGGCCTTCGCCATCACCCATCACTGCCGGAAACAAGGGCCTTATCA ctcGAAAGGAGAGCCGGTACCGCGAGCCCCCTCCAACCCCGCCGGGCTACACTGCCCTGACAATCTCTGACTTCAGCGAAGGGCAGACGCAGTCGCCGCCCCCGGCCCACTCCGGCCGCCGCCCGCCCGATTACACCACGGCCCTGCAGCGCTCGCGCATGGTCACCCAGTCGCCTGActcccatcaccaccaccaggccCAACAACATGCCAAGCGCCAAGGGCTCCACCGCACCCGCTCGCCAGGCGAGGAGGAAGagcctgaggaggaagaggagggtgagtCCTTGTCTCCCAAACTAGTCGCTCTGAGGAAGACAGTGGCACACACAACACCAGAGACAACCAGGCCATGA